One window of the Chitinophaga niabensis genome contains the following:
- a CDS encoding OmpA family protein: MGVHGGYHFIKGDVAALPGFGGGLSLRKALGHTFSIRGEYTGSFDYGLDYQLKPNTVGGAYNATANLNGGRVVPAYRTATHQLSLNLIASLSNILFYKAQPKVNWYVLAGYGLMLADVDVDALNANGAGYNYGAGGANINFSGKKKDIRDALKNYHDKEYEQNAPAQGNRVQIGRRDDNQLLRHALEVGTGIAFKVSKRFNIGVEEKLTLPFDDYLDGYTAGAYDGSKDFFSYTSVRLNFNLGNPNKRVEPLWWVNPLDFAYNELNSPRRMKLPTPVLPDADGDGVTDQFDREPNTPAGAPVDSHGVAKDTDGDGVPDYKDKQLITPTYCFPVDADGVGKCPDPECCKNIVAQPNCASLIFPSVAFKGSATKISNDFEAVLGSVANTLRSNPSCNILVTGHAGAKGKKGGVDLSSRRVDAVIDYLAEKQGIDRGRFIKQNTPGDANTVDLAPAN; encoded by the coding sequence TTGGGAGTTCACGGCGGTTACCACTTTATTAAAGGTGACGTTGCTGCTCTTCCCGGTTTCGGTGGCGGTCTCTCCCTGAGAAAAGCCCTCGGTCATACTTTCTCTATCAGAGGTGAGTACACCGGTTCTTTCGACTACGGTCTGGATTATCAATTGAAACCTAACACAGTTGGCGGTGCTTACAACGCAACTGCTAACCTGAATGGTGGTAGAGTTGTTCCTGCTTACAGGACTGCTACTCACCAACTGTCTTTGAACCTCATCGCTTCTCTGAGCAACATCCTGTTCTACAAAGCTCAACCTAAAGTTAACTGGTACGTTTTGGCTGGTTACGGTCTGATGCTGGCAGATGTTGACGTTGACGCGCTGAATGCTAACGGTGCTGGATATAACTATGGTGCTGGTGGAGCTAACATCAACTTCAGCGGCAAGAAGAAAGATATCCGCGATGCGTTGAAAAATTATCACGACAAAGAATATGAACAAAATGCACCTGCACAAGGTAACCGCGTTCAGATCGGTCGTAGAGATGATAACCAACTCCTGCGTCATGCGCTGGAAGTAGGTACTGGTATCGCTTTCAAAGTTTCTAAACGTTTCAACATTGGTGTTGAAGAGAAACTGACCCTGCCTTTCGATGATTACCTGGACGGTTACACCGCCGGTGCTTACGATGGTAGCAAAGATTTCTTCTCTTACACTTCCGTTCGTTTGAACTTCAACCTCGGTAACCCCAACAAACGTGTTGAACCATTATGGTGGGTTAATCCGCTGGATTTCGCTTACAACGAGCTGAACAGCCCACGCCGCATGAAGCTGCCTACTCCGGTATTGCCTGATGCTGATGGTGATGGTGTTACTGATCAATTCGATCGCGAACCTAACACACCAGCTGGTGCTCCCGTTGATTCTCACGGTGTAGCTAAGGATACTGATGGTGATGGTGTTCCTGACTACAAAGACAAACAACTGATCACGCCTACTTACTGCTTCCCAGTTGATGCTGATGGCGTAGGTAAATGCCCAGATCCTGAGTGCTGCAAAAACATCGTAGCTCAGCCTAACTGCGCTAGCCTGATCTTCCCAAGCGTAGCTTTCAAAGGCAGCGCAACCAAAATCTCTAACGATTTTGAAGCTGTACTGGGTAGCGTAGCTAACACACTCCGTTCTAATCCTTCCTGCAACATCCTGGTTACTGGCCACGCTGGTGCTAAAGGTAAGAAAGGTGGTGTTGATCTGAGCTCTCGCCGTGTTGACGCTGTAATCGACTACCTGGCTGAAAAACAAGGTATCGATCGCGGTCGCTTCATCAAACAAAACACTCCTGGTGATGCTAACACTGTAGACCTGGCTCCTGCCAACTAA
- the ftsZ gene encoding cell division protein FtsZ — MIHFDLPKEKSSIIKVIGIGGGGSNAVNHMFSQNIDGVNFIICNTDAQAIANSPVPNKVQLGPHLTQGLGAGANPRIGEQATEESFEEIKKILEVNTKMAFITAGMGGGTGTGGAPIIARICKELGILTVGIVTTPFSYEGKKRMQQAEEGINRLKECVDTLLIISNDKLRQKFGDLKFKAAFEKADNVLATAAKCITDVINSTGQINVDFADVCTVMRNGGVAILGAALAEGENRAQIAIEEALTSPLLNDNDIKGAKWILINISSAEGEFEHTLDEMDTIQAYVQSMAGEDCDVILGVGYDQTLDRNLGVTIIATGFEQNPIQQLKATANQQQQVIKEEPKIVMTLGQEGDEKKMHNQGMLFSEEEPEIKDVMAPTLVVPVVSHPAPATSFEQPAVQQPRETYTLNIEPVEPVNVPQPQAQQQVQQQVQQPVQPQQPASTPASGGYLNRPSNIYVEPVNNSTEDQPEMKMVFKEDAAPVAPEQPVQQPVQPVQQPQQLVPQQEEPNDEQKRKQLERVAKLRSISFNVKNMENNQEIENVPAYLRRNVDLDNGAGSAEQFYSSYTVGNDQDNKAEINTINTFLDGKKPD, encoded by the coding sequence ATGATACATTTTGATCTTCCAAAGGAAAAATCCTCTATCATCAAGGTAATAGGCATTGGTGGCGGAGGTAGCAATGCAGTCAACCACATGTTCAGCCAGAACATTGATGGAGTGAACTTCATTATCTGCAATACCGATGCACAGGCTATTGCAAACAGTCCTGTACCCAATAAGGTACAACTGGGACCACACCTGACGCAGGGTTTAGGAGCAGGCGCCAATCCGAGGATCGGCGAACAGGCTACAGAGGAATCCTTTGAAGAAATCAAAAAGATCCTGGAGGTGAATACCAAAATGGCATTCATTACTGCAGGTATGGGTGGCGGAACCGGAACCGGCGGAGCACCCATCATTGCCAGGATCTGCAAAGAATTGGGGATCCTTACTGTGGGTATTGTTACCACTCCCTTTTCATATGAAGGGAAAAAACGTATGCAGCAGGCAGAAGAAGGTATCAACCGTTTGAAAGAATGTGTGGATACTTTATTGATCATATCCAACGACAAACTCCGTCAGAAGTTCGGTGACCTGAAATTCAAAGCGGCCTTTGAAAAAGCGGATAACGTGTTGGCCACAGCGGCTAAATGTATCACGGATGTGATCAACTCCACCGGTCAGATCAACGTTGACTTTGCGGACGTTTGTACCGTAATGCGCAACGGTGGCGTGGCTATTCTGGGAGCTGCACTGGCAGAAGGAGAAAACCGTGCACAAATAGCGATCGAAGAAGCATTGACTTCTCCGTTGCTGAATGATAATGATATCAAAGGAGCCAAATGGATCCTTATCAATATTTCTTCCGCCGAAGGTGAATTCGAGCACACACTTGATGAAATGGATACGATCCAGGCATATGTACAAAGTATGGCCGGTGAGGATTGCGATGTGATCCTGGGTGTGGGCTATGATCAGACCTTAGACCGCAACCTGGGGGTTACCATCATTGCTACCGGGTTTGAACAAAATCCTATTCAGCAACTGAAAGCTACTGCAAATCAGCAGCAACAGGTGATCAAGGAAGAGCCTAAGATCGTTATGACACTGGGGCAGGAAGGAGATGAAAAGAAGATGCACAACCAGGGCATGCTGTTCTCTGAGGAAGAACCAGAGATCAAAGATGTAATGGCACCAACATTGGTAGTACCTGTAGTATCTCACCCCGCTCCTGCTACTTCATTTGAGCAACCTGCCGTACAACAGCCAAGGGAAACCTACACGCTGAACATTGAACCTGTTGAACCGGTAAATGTACCACAGCCGCAAGCTCAACAGCAGGTGCAACAACAAGTACAACAACCAGTTCAACCGCAGCAGCCAGCAAGTACGCCTGCTTCCGGAGGTTATCTCAACCGCCCTTCCAATATATATGTGGAACCGGTGAATAACAGCACTGAGGACCAACCGGAAATGAAGATGGTGTTTAAGGAAGATGCAGCGCCAGTTGCACCGGAACAACCTGTGCAGCAGCCTGTACAACCTGTTCAGCAGCCACAGCAACTGGTTCCTCAGCAGGAAGAGCCTAACGATGAACAGAAACGCAAGCAACTGGAAAGGGTAGCCAAACTGCGCAGCATTAGTTTCAATGTGAAGAACATGGAAAATAACCAGGAGATAGAAAATGTGCCTGCCTACCTGAGAAGGAATGTAGACCTGGATAATGGCGCCGGCTCTGCTGAGCAGTTCTATTCCAGCTACACAGTGGGCAACGACCAGGATAACAAGGCGGAGATCAATACGATCAATACCTTTTTAGATGGCAAAAAACCAGACTGA
- the ftsA gene encoding cell division protein FtsA, protein MNQEAPIIVGLDIGTTKIAAIAGRKNEYGKLEILGFGKAPSFGVQHGMVLNIDQTIKAIRQALENCYASNPNLEINEVYVGIAGHHIKSLQTRGDIVRNDTDAEISQKDIDQLINDQYKTVIPASDQIIDVIPQQYIVDSLQNITYPIGMSGVKVGANFHIITGDKNAIRNINRSVEKSGLRIKDLVLQPLASAAAVMCDMDFEAGVAIVDIGGGTTDLAVFYEGILKHTAVIPYGGENITNDIKNGLGVLKTQAEQMKVQFGYALADEAKNNAYITIPGLRGQSPKEISVKNLAHIIQARMSEILDFVVYHLKQIGMDNKMLNGGIILTGGGSQLKHLIQLTEYTTGVSARIGYPNEHLASGHTDELTKPMYATCVGLILKGYNDYENDRRALEENYVKINTSYFAKEQAARKAEDEEGWMEEEEPDTVESPTARQDRKARERNASLKGFLDRMKTKIIDMFTEEEDAKL, encoded by the coding sequence ATGAATCAGGAAGCTCCCATCATTGTAGGTCTCGACATTGGCACCACGAAGATAGCAGCCATCGCAGGAAGGAAGAATGAATACGGGAAATTGGAAATCCTCGGATTCGGGAAGGCCCCATCATTTGGTGTTCAGCACGGTATGGTGTTGAATATCGATCAAACTATCAAGGCTATACGTCAGGCCCTGGAAAACTGCTATGCCTCCAACCCTAACCTGGAGATCAATGAGGTATATGTAGGCATTGCCGGCCATCATATAAAAAGCCTTCAGACGCGTGGTGACATTGTACGCAATGACACAGACGCCGAGATCTCTCAGAAAGACATTGACCAATTGATCAATGATCAATATAAAACCGTGATCCCTGCCAGCGATCAGATCATCGATGTGATCCCGCAGCAATATATTGTGGACAGCCTCCAGAATATCACCTACCCCATTGGTATGAGTGGTGTAAAAGTGGGCGCTAACTTCCACATCATCACAGGCGATAAGAACGCGATCCGGAACATCAACCGGAGCGTGGAAAAATCCGGCCTGCGTATCAAAGACCTGGTATTACAGCCGCTGGCATCTGCCGCCGCTGTTATGTGCGATATGGATTTTGAAGCCGGTGTTGCGATCGTAGACATTGGAGGTGGCACAACAGACCTTGCCGTGTTCTATGAAGGTATTCTGAAACACACAGCCGTGATACCATATGGTGGTGAGAACATCACCAACGATATCAAGAACGGTCTGGGCGTTTTAAAAACACAGGCAGAACAAATGAAAGTACAGTTCGGTTACGCCCTTGCGGACGAAGCCAAGAACAATGCATATATCACTATCCCGGGTCTCCGTGGCCAAAGCCCTAAGGAGATCTCTGTAAAGAACCTCGCACACATCATCCAGGCAAGGATGAGCGAGATCCTGGATTTTGTGGTGTATCACCTGAAACAGATCGGAATGGACAATAAGATGCTGAATGGCGGTATCATCCTCACGGGTGGTGGCTCTCAGCTGAAACACCTGATCCAGTTAACGGAATATACTACAGGTGTAAGTGCAAGGATCGGTTATCCGAACGAGCACCTGGCCAGTGGTCATACAGATGAGCTGACCAAGCCCATGTATGCTACCTGCGTTGGTTTGATCCTGAAAGGCTACAATGATTATGAAAATGACAGAAGAGCACTGGAAGAAAATTATGTGAAGATCAACACCAGCTATTTTGCCAAAGAACAGGCCGCACGCAAAGCAGAAGATGAAGAAGGCTGGATGGAAGAAGAAGAGCCGGACACAGTTGAATCACCTACCGCAAGGCAGGATAGGAAGGCAAGAGAACGTAATGCATCTCTCAAAGGATTCCTGGACAGGATGAAAACAAAGATCATCGACATGTTCACCGAAGAAGAGGATGCAAAACTGTAA
- the recJ gene encoding single-stranded-DNA-specific exonuclease RecJ, with protein MQKRWTVKKYQPIPEQQLQAALRIHPLLCRLLVQRGIKKFDEAKHFFRPTLEDLHDPWIMKDMDKAISRIEEAFFRHEKILIYGDYDVDGTTAVATVYSFLETIYSNLEFYIPHRYREGYGISMQGIEYARDNDVSLIIALDCGIKSTDHIALAKSWGIDFIICDHHLPDPVLPDAVAILNPKQLDCPYPYKELSGCGIGFKLISALAQKKGIPMKEVYQYLDLVATSIAADIVPMTGENRILAFHGVKQVNETPSSGIRALIQLSGLKEKLTTSNLVFVIAPRVNAAGRMDDARKAVNLFIEKDYEKAYAFAEMLHADNFDRKEIDMTITQEAISIIQQDTLQHTRKSTVLFQPHWHKGVVGIVASRLIDKYFYRPTIILTQSNGQVAGSARSVAGFNVYEAIHQCKDLLENYGGHFYAAGMTMKPENVEAFQERFESIVAATIDPDLLVPEIVIDSEISFSDITPSFYNIMRQFEPLGPENLKPLFIARNVTDTGYSKIVKEEHLKLSVKQRNSSSISGIGFFMADKFELVSSKKPFDIVFTLEENEWNGNTTLQLKVIDIRASA; from the coding sequence ATGCAGAAACGCTGGACAGTAAAGAAATATCAACCAATACCGGAACAACAGCTGCAGGCAGCTTTGCGCATTCATCCCTTACTATGCAGATTACTGGTGCAAAGAGGCATCAAAAAATTTGATGAAGCCAAACATTTTTTCCGTCCAACACTGGAAGATCTCCACGATCCCTGGATCATGAAAGATATGGATAAAGCTATCTCCCGTATAGAAGAAGCTTTTTTCAGACATGAAAAGATCCTCATTTACGGAGATTACGATGTAGATGGTACCACCGCCGTGGCAACTGTTTACAGCTTTCTCGAAACCATTTACTCAAACCTGGAATTTTATATCCCTCACCGCTACCGGGAAGGATATGGTATTTCCATGCAGGGCATTGAATATGCCCGGGATAATGATGTGAGCCTCATCATCGCATTGGACTGTGGGATCAAATCCACAGACCATATTGCACTGGCAAAAAGCTGGGGAATTGATTTCATTATCTGTGATCACCATCTGCCAGATCCTGTTCTGCCAGACGCCGTGGCCATCCTCAATCCCAAACAGCTGGATTGCCCCTACCCTTATAAAGAATTAAGCGGATGCGGTATCGGCTTCAAACTGATCAGCGCACTGGCCCAGAAAAAAGGTATCCCCATGAAAGAGGTATACCAGTATTTGGACCTTGTGGCCACCAGCATCGCAGCAGATATTGTTCCCATGACGGGCGAAAACCGTATACTGGCCTTTCATGGAGTAAAACAGGTAAATGAAACGCCGAGCTCCGGTATCAGGGCTTTGATACAACTCAGCGGACTTAAAGAAAAGCTGACCACTTCCAATCTCGTATTCGTTATTGCTCCCCGCGTAAATGCAGCCGGCAGAATGGACGATGCCCGGAAAGCAGTGAACCTCTTCATCGAAAAGGATTACGAAAAAGCTTATGCCTTCGCCGAAATGCTCCATGCAGATAATTTCGACCGGAAGGAAATTGATATGACCATTACGCAGGAAGCTATCAGCATCATTCAGCAGGATACCCTGCAACATACCCGAAAATCCACGGTATTGTTCCAGCCACACTGGCACAAAGGTGTAGTAGGGATCGTAGCTTCCCGCCTGATCGATAAATATTTTTACCGCCCTACTATTATCCTTACACAAAGTAATGGACAGGTAGCAGGTTCGGCACGTTCAGTGGCAGGATTTAATGTATACGAAGCCATCCACCAATGTAAAGATCTGCTGGAAAATTATGGCGGGCACTTCTATGCAGCTGGCATGACCATGAAGCCGGAAAATGTGGAAGCCTTCCAGGAAAGATTTGAATCCATTGTAGCCGCAACAATAGATCCGGACCTGCTGGTTCCGGAGATAGTGATCGATTCAGAAATAAGCTTTTCGGACATCACACCCTCCTTTTATAATATCATGCGGCAATTTGAGCCCCTGGGGCCGGAAAATCTCAAACCTTTATTCATCGCAAGGAATGTAACAGATACCGGCTATTCCAAGATTGTAAAAGAAGAACACCTGAAGCTGTCTGTCAAACAACGTAACAGCAGTTCCATTTCCGGCATTGGCTTTTTTATGGCTGATAAGTTTGAACTGGTGAGCAGTAAAAAACCATTCGATATTGTTTTCACGCTGGAAGAGAATGAATGGAACGGCAATACCACCCTTCAGTTAAAAGTTATAGATATCAGGGCTTCCGCGTAG
- a CDS encoding polyprenyl synthetase family protein: MEEIKQLIGKELQDFEGKFADAVKSDVPLLDRIMHYIVKRKGKQIRPMFVILSARMFSAEINESTYRAAALVEVLHTATLVHDDVVDDSLERRGFFSVNALWKNKIAVLVGDYLLTKGLLLSLNNNDYKALQILSNAVREMSEGELLQMEKTRKLDIKEEVYFDIIQRKTASLLASACAAGAWSTSASEEITQKMRLFGQKVGIAFQIKDDLFDYGSANIGKPTGIDIREKKMTLPLIYTLQHGSAEQRRHIINIVKNHNKEKDKVNEVISMVNESGGIDYARQKMLQYRDDALAILHEFPENNIRAGLETLVRFTTDRKF, encoded by the coding sequence ATGGAGGAAATTAAACAACTGATTGGGAAGGAATTACAGGATTTCGAAGGAAAGTTTGCAGATGCTGTAAAAAGTGATGTCCCCCTGCTGGACCGGATCATGCATTACATCGTAAAACGCAAGGGAAAGCAGATCCGGCCGATGTTCGTGATCCTTTCCGCCCGGATGTTCAGCGCTGAGATCAATGAAAGTACTTACCGGGCTGCTGCTCTTGTAGAAGTATTACACACCGCCACCCTTGTTCATGATGATGTAGTTGACGATTCCCTCGAACGCAGAGGCTTTTTTTCTGTAAATGCTCTTTGGAAGAATAAGATTGCCGTACTGGTGGGGGACTATCTCCTCACTAAAGGCCTTTTATTGTCCCTTAATAATAATGACTATAAAGCGCTCCAGATCCTGTCCAATGCCGTAAGGGAAATGAGCGAGGGGGAATTGCTCCAGATGGAAAAGACCCGGAAACTGGATATTAAGGAAGAGGTGTATTTTGATATTATCCAGCGAAAAACAGCCTCCCTCCTGGCCTCAGCTTGTGCTGCAGGCGCCTGGAGCACCTCAGCCAGTGAAGAGATCACCCAAAAAATGCGCCTTTTCGGCCAAAAAGTAGGGATTGCCTTCCAGATCAAAGACGACCTTTTCGATTATGGCTCCGCCAACATCGGAAAACCTACCGGAATTGATATCCGGGAAAAGAAAATGACCCTCCCCCTGATCTACACCCTTCAACATGGCTCTGCAGAACAACGCAGACACATCATTAATATAGTAAAGAACCACAATAAGGAAAAAGACAAGGTCAACGAAGTGATCTCCATGGTCAACGAAAGCGGCGGTATAGACTATGCCCGGCAAAAAATGCTGCAATACCGCGATGATGCACTGGCTATTCTGCATGAGTTCCCCGAAAATAATATCCGGGCAGGACTGGAAACACTGGTGAGATTCACCACTGACAGGAAATTTTAA
- a CDS encoding DUF4091 domain-containing protein, with protein MLKHVYATALLLSLSCATFAQNGVQSDYRELPDPRPIDPISWSTVQPGVHAHFGSADVRYEKNYAPLASSLRSSWSAKAWRGEKVHTQLVIYTTKPLTAVSIGKSDLKDNNGNKIPASAITPGFVRYVMTDELNSEGGGCGHRPPGSFDSSLVADGIDFIPAINIAANTTQPVWLNVTVPPQTPAGVYKGYVKVQEQKLNYEVVVSNRTLPQPRDWAFHLDLWQSPYAVARVHNTKLWSKEHFAAMKPYMEMLANAGQKVITTSIIYDPWNSQTEDIYGDMVKWTKKKDGTWNFDYTVFDKWVAFMQETGIKKQVACYSMIPWNLKFYYYNEASGKDTFIVAKPGTKEYDDHWRPMLADFSKHLKAKGWFDITCIAMDERPMEAMQNAIKLIRSVDKDFKVSLAGNYHKELVNDIFDYCVASGQDFTKEERKWRFEKGWPSTYYTCCSEGYPNTFTFSPLAESAWLGWHAAAKNYSGYLRWAYNCWVKEPLQDSRFRTWAAGDTYLVYPGPRSSMRFERMIEGIQVYEKIRVLRAEGKGAEIDKVLKAFEINALKAKTAGDMVNKATTTLNTL; from the coding sequence ATGCTAAAACACGTCTACGCTACAGCTTTATTGTTGTCGCTATCCTGTGCAACCTTTGCCCAGAATGGTGTTCAATCTGACTATCGCGAACTGCCAGACCCGCGCCCAATTGATCCCATAAGCTGGAGTACAGTTCAGCCTGGTGTACATGCCCACTTTGGTAGTGCGGATGTACGTTATGAAAAAAACTATGCACCCCTTGCTTCATCTCTCAGATCCTCCTGGAGCGCCAAAGCCTGGAGAGGAGAGAAAGTGCATACGCAATTGGTGATCTACACCACGAAACCACTCACCGCTGTAAGCATCGGGAAATCTGATCTGAAAGACAATAATGGAAATAAGATCCCGGCCAGCGCCATTACACCGGGTTTTGTCCGTTATGTGATGACGGATGAACTGAACAGCGAAGGTGGTGGATGCGGACATCGCCCCCCTGGTTCTTTTGACTCTTCCCTGGTAGCAGATGGCATCGATTTTATCCCTGCTATTAATATCGCTGCCAATACCACACAGCCTGTATGGTTAAATGTAACCGTTCCCCCTCAAACGCCTGCAGGTGTTTATAAAGGTTATGTGAAAGTGCAGGAGCAAAAGCTCAATTATGAAGTGGTGGTATCCAACCGTACTTTGCCACAACCCAGGGATTGGGCTTTTCATCTGGACCTCTGGCAAAGCCCTTATGCCGTTGCAAGGGTACACAATACCAAATTGTGGAGTAAAGAACACTTTGCTGCCATGAAACCCTATATGGAAATGTTGGCCAATGCAGGGCAGAAAGTGATCACCACCAGTATTATTTACGATCCCTGGAACAGCCAGACGGAAGATATTTATGGAGACATGGTGAAGTGGACAAAAAAGAAAGACGGCACCTGGAATTTTGATTATACCGTATTTGATAAGTGGGTTGCGTTTATGCAGGAGACCGGCATTAAAAAACAGGTAGCCTGCTACAGCATGATCCCCTGGAACCTGAAATTCTATTATTATAATGAAGCCAGTGGAAAAGATACTTTTATTGTAGCTAAACCCGGTACCAAAGAATATGATGATCACTGGCGCCCGATGCTGGCTGATTTTTCCAAACACCTGAAAGCAAAAGGCTGGTTTGACATTACCTGCATTGCAATGGACGAACGCCCGATGGAAGCCATGCAGAATGCCATTAAACTGATCCGCAGTGTTGATAAAGATTTCAAAGTGTCTTTGGCTGGTAATTATCATAAAGAGCTGGTGAATGACATCTTTGATTATTGTGTAGCATCCGGACAGGACTTCACGAAAGAAGAACGCAAATGGCGTTTTGAAAAAGGATGGCCAAGTACTTATTATACCTGCTGTTCAGAAGGTTATCCTAACACCTTCACTTTTTCACCCTTAGCTGAATCTGCCTGGTTGGGATGGCATGCTGCGGCAAAGAATTACAGCGGTTATCTGCGCTGGGCATATAATTGCTGGGTGAAAGAACCGCTGCAGGATTCCCGTTTCCGTACCTGGGCTGCCGGGGACACTTACCTGGTTTATCCTGGTCCAAGATCGTCCATGCGTTTTGAGCGGATGATAGAAGGTATCCAGGTATATGAGAAGATCCGGGTGCTGAGAGCAGAAGGGAAAGGCGCAGAAATAGATAAGGTGCTGAAAGCTTTTGAGATCAATGCCCTGAAAGCGAAAACGGCAGGGGATATGGTGAACAAGGCCACAACAACATTGAATACATTATAG
- a CDS encoding KUP/HAK/KT family potassium transporter — MVKDFNKATLAGLIVALGIIYGDIGTSPLYVFKAIVGTNEISDLLVIGGISCIIWTLTLQTTVKYVILTLKADNKGEGGIFSLYALVRRHGKWTVIFGMIGGAALLADGIITPPITVTSAVEGLRTLPVFKDLGEWTIVKIVLVIITLLFFMQQFGTMSIGKMFGPIMVIWFGMLAVLGISHIADDLTVLKAFNPYYAIELLAVYPHGFLILGAVFLCTTGAEALYSDLGHCGRGNIRVSWIFVKSSLILNYLGQGAWLLTQRGGTLHGENPFFLIMPEWFVIFGVLIATIASVIASQALISGSFTLISEAMRLNLWPKLKINYPTELRGQLFIPGINLMLFTGCVAIVLIFKESSAMEAAYGLSITICMLMTSCLFAFYLYTRRVRLLWIGLYLVVYLTIEFSFLFANLVKFMHGGYVTVIVGGALFLVMYSWFRSRKIKNRYVEFVKLEDYLPILQELSNDTTIPKYATHLVYMSSADNPKEIEHKIIYSILNKKPKRADIYWFVHVDVVDEPYMSEYTVQTIIPNEVIRVEFRLGFRVEQRINLMFRMVVEDMVRNKEVNITSRYESLSKNNVVGDFQFIVMEKFLSHDNDLPLHERIIMRIYFMLKKIGLSEERGFGLDSSYVTIEKFPLVVAPVTNLQLRRVQERYRYED; from the coding sequence GTGGTAAAAGACTTCAATAAAGCTACCCTGGCCGGTCTGATCGTGGCACTGGGAATCATTTACGGCGATATCGGTACCTCTCCGCTCTACGTGTTCAAAGCAATTGTTGGAACCAACGAAATCAGCGACCTGCTGGTGATCGGCGGTATCTCCTGCATTATCTGGACCCTCACACTTCAAACAACAGTAAAGTATGTGATCCTGACCCTCAAAGCCGATAACAAAGGTGAAGGCGGGATTTTTTCACTTTATGCACTGGTCAGGCGGCATGGGAAATGGACGGTTATATTTGGAATGATAGGAGGGGCCGCTTTATTAGCGGATGGTATTATTACCCCACCCATCACCGTCACTTCAGCTGTAGAGGGTTTACGCACGCTGCCTGTATTTAAAGACCTGGGTGAGTGGACAATTGTAAAGATCGTACTCGTGATCATTACACTGCTGTTCTTTATGCAGCAGTTCGGTACCATGTCCATTGGTAAAATGTTCGGCCCCATCATGGTGATCTGGTTCGGCATGCTGGCGGTATTAGGGATCTCCCATATTGCGGATGACCTCACCGTATTAAAAGCATTTAACCCGTACTACGCTATTGAATTATTGGCAGTATATCCGCACGGCTTCCTTATCCTGGGAGCAGTGTTCCTCTGTACCACGGGGGCAGAGGCCCTCTATTCAGATCTTGGTCACTGCGGCCGAGGTAACATCCGTGTTTCCTGGATATTTGTAAAATCTTCCCTGATCCTCAACTACCTGGGGCAGGGCGCCTGGTTATTAACCCAGCGTGGCGGTACGCTCCATGGAGAAAATCCCTTCTTCCTGATCATGCCGGAATGGTTTGTGATATTTGGGGTGTTAATTGCAACGATTGCATCTGTAATTGCCAGTCAGGCCCTGATCTCCGGATCGTTTACCCTTATTTCTGAAGCAATGCGCCTGAACCTCTGGCCAAAGCTGAAGATCAATTACCCCACTGAATTACGCGGTCAGTTATTCATTCCGGGCATCAACCTGATGTTGTTCACCGGTTGTGTGGCTATCGTTTTGATATTTAAGGAATCTTCCGCAATGGAAGCAGCTTATGGCCTGTCCATCACCATTTGTATGTTGATGACCTCCTGCCTGTTTGCATTCTACCTGTATACGCGAAGGGTAAGGCTGCTTTGGATCGGGTTATATCTTGTTGTATATCTGACCATTGAGTTCTCTTTCCTTTTTGCCAACCTCGTGAAATTCATGCACGGTGGTTATGTAACAGTGATCGTAGGAGGCGCACTTTTCCTGGTCATGTATTCCTGGTTCCGGTCCCGCAAGATCAAGAACAGGTATGTGGAATTTGTAAAACTGGAGGATTACCTGCCTATTTTACAGGAACTGAGCAATGACACTACCATCCCTAAATATGCCACGCACCTCGTATATATGAGTAGTGCAGATAACCCGAAAGAAATAGAGCATAAGATCATTTACTCCATCCTTAATAAGAAACCCAAACGTGCCGATATCTACTGGTTCGTACATGTGGATGTAGTGGATGAACCTTATATGAGCGAATACACCGTGCAAACCATTATTCCCAATGAAGTGATCAGGGTGGAATTCCGTCTTGGGTTCAGGGTGGAGCAAAGGATCAACCTGATGTTCAGAATGGTGGTGGAAGATATGGTGCGTAATAAGGAAGTGAATATCACCAGCCGCTACGAATCGCTGAGTAAAAACAATGTGGTGGGCGACTTCCAGTTCATCGTTATGGAAAAATTCCTCTCTCACGATAATGACCTTCCCCTGCATGAGCGGATCATCATGCGCATTTACTTCATGCTTAAAAAGATCGGGCTTTCCGAGGAACGTGGTTTTGGACTGGATTCCAGTTACGTAACCATCGAGAAGTTCCCATTGGTGGTAGCGCCGGTTACCAATCTTCAATTGAGAAGGGTGCAGGAACGTTACAGATACGAAGATTAA